Proteins found in one Microthrixaceae bacterium genomic segment:
- the sufB gene encoding Fe-S cluster assembly protein SufB, which yields MTSIDLDLSKYQLGWSDDVDYVYKPKKGLDEQLVRDMSRMKNEPDWMLQRRLKSLKAFEKRAMPRWGGDMSEIFFDDIYYYIKPTEGQVDSWDDLPDAIKQTYEKLGIPEAERKYLAGVTAQFESEVVFHRNREDLEKMGVLFCDMDTALREYPDLVKQYFGRVIPLNDNKFSALNTAVWSGGSFIYVPPGVKVPMPLQAYFRINQENMGQFERTLIIADEGSEVHYIEGCSAPVYTSDSLHSAVVEIVVKPSARVTYTTIQNWSNNVFNLVTKRARVEAEGHMEWIDGNIGSRLTMKYPGCTLVGPKASGEVLSVAYAGPGQHQDTGAKMVHAAPETTSKVVSKSISKDGGRSSYRGLVHVDEGAYGCKAHVQCDALILDDLSISDTYPYMEIGAQDAVIGHEATVSKVADEQLFYLQSRGLSEEQAMSMVVNGFIEPITRTLPMEYAVEWSRLIELQMEGSVG from the coding sequence ATGACCAGCATCGATCTCGACCTCAGCAAGTACCAGCTCGGCTGGAGTGACGACGTCGACTACGTCTACAAGCCCAAGAAGGGGCTGGACGAACAACTCGTTCGCGACATGTCGCGGATGAAGAACGAACCCGACTGGATGCTGCAGCGTCGCCTCAAGTCGCTCAAGGCCTTCGAGAAACGTGCCATGCCGCGGTGGGGCGGAGACATGTCGGAGATCTTCTTCGACGACATCTACTACTACATCAAGCCCACCGAGGGGCAGGTCGACAGCTGGGACGATCTGCCCGACGCGATCAAGCAGACCTACGAAAAGCTCGGAATCCCCGAAGCCGAGCGCAAGTATCTCGCCGGGGTGACCGCCCAGTTCGAGTCCGAGGTCGTGTTTCACCGCAATCGCGAAGACCTCGAAAAGATGGGCGTTCTGTTTTGCGATATGGACACGGCGCTGCGCGAGTACCCGGACCTGGTCAAGCAGTACTTCGGGCGCGTCATCCCGCTCAACGACAACAAGTTCAGTGCCCTCAACACCGCCGTGTGGTCGGGCGGGTCGTTCATCTACGTGCCGCCCGGCGTGAAGGTGCCAATGCCCTTGCAGGCGTATTTCCGCATCAACCAGGAGAACATGGGGCAGTTCGAGCGCACCCTCATCATCGCGGATGAGGGATCCGAGGTGCACTACATCGAGGGTTGCTCGGCCCCGGTGTACACCTCCGACTCGCTGCACTCGGCGGTGGTCGAGATCGTCGTGAAGCCGTCGGCACGCGTCACCTACACGACGATTCAGAACTGGTCGAACAACGTGTTCAACCTGGTGACCAAGCGCGCTCGGGTTGAGGCCGAAGGCCACATGGAATGGATCGACGGCAACATCGGGTCACGTCTCACGATGAAGTATCCGGGCTGCACACTCGTCGGCCCGAAAGCGTCCGGCGAGGTGCTCTCGGTGGCCTATGCCGGGCCGGGTCAACACCAGGACACGGGCGCCAAGATGGTGCACGCGGCACCGGAAACCACCTCCAAGGTGGTGTCGAAATCGATCTCCAAGGACGGTGGCCGCAGTTCGTACCGCGGCTTGGTGCACGTCGACGAGGGGGCGTACGGCTGCAAGGCCCATGTGCAGTGCGACGCCCTGATCCTCGACGACCTGTCGATCTCCGACACCTACCCGTACATGGAGATCGGAGCCCAGGACGCCGTCATCGGCCACGAGGCGACGGTGTCGAAGGTCGCCGATGAACAGCTGTTCTACCTGCAGAGCCGGGGCCTGTCCGAGGAGCAGGCGATGTCGATGGTCGTCAACGGATTCATCGAACCGATCACCCGGACGTTGCCGATGGAGTACGCCGTTGAATGGAGCCGTCTGATCGAACTCCAGATGGAGGGCAGCGTCGGCTGA
- a CDS encoding gamma carbonic anhydrase family protein has protein sequence MAIYALGDQVPDIHPDAYVHPDAVIIGSVVIGADSSIWPTAVLRGDDGFIYVGERTSIQDGTIVHTTFHFPTTIGNEVTVGHNAHLEGCTIKDKALVGSGSVVLHEVVVGEEAIVGAGAFVPNRKQIPPLAQALGVPCVIKENAVTPGWFDIGWQSYVDRSKRYMEQLRRLD, from the coding sequence ATGGCGATCTATGCACTCGGGGACCAGGTGCCCGACATCCATCCGGATGCCTACGTCCATCCGGACGCGGTCATCATCGGTTCAGTGGTGATCGGCGCCGATTCGTCGATTTGGCCCACCGCGGTGCTGCGAGGGGACGACGGTTTCATCTACGTGGGTGAGCGCACGTCGATCCAGGACGGGACCATCGTTCATACCACCTTCCACTTTCCGACCACGATCGGCAACGAGGTCACGGTCGGGCACAACGCCCATCTCGAAGGGTGCACCATCAAGGACAAGGCGCTCGTCGGCTCCGGCTCGGTGGTGTTGCACGAGGTGGTTGTGGGGGAGGAGGCGATCGTCGGCGCCGGAGCCTTCGTGCCGAACCGCAAGCAGATCCCACCGCTCGCGCAGGCGCTCGGCGTGCCGTGCGTGATCAAGGAAAACGCCGTCACCCCAGGCTGGTTCGACATCGGATGGCAGTCCTATGTCGACCGTTCGAAGCGGTACATGGAACAGTTGCGCCGACTCGACTGA
- a CDS encoding flavin reductase family protein, whose product MSDDVADIDPADYRKVLGAFPTGVTVVAAVADGRPGGLAVGSFFSVSLEPPLVGFCVQKSSSSWARIKGAGHFVVNVLGEAQDTVSNQFASRAEDKFEGLDWTPAVATGGPRLDGCIAHIDCTLYAVHDAGDHEIVVGLVKHLEVDRDSEGPLVFFKGKYAKIVPLG is encoded by the coding sequence GTGTCCGACGACGTCGCCGATATCGACCCCGCCGACTACCGCAAGGTGCTGGGGGCCTTTCCGACCGGGGTGACGGTCGTTGCCGCCGTCGCGGACGGACGGCCCGGCGGCCTCGCCGTGGGATCGTTCTTCTCGGTGTCGCTCGAGCCACCACTGGTCGGGTTTTGCGTCCAGAAATCGTCGAGTTCGTGGGCTCGGATTAAAGGGGCCGGCCATTTCGTGGTCAACGTGTTGGGTGAGGCTCAGGACACGGTGTCAAACCAATTCGCTTCACGGGCCGAGGACAAGTTCGAGGGGCTCGACTGGACTCCAGCGGTTGCGACCGGGGGCCCTCGCCTCGATGGCTGCATCGCACACATCGACTGCACCTTGTACGCGGTTCACGACGCCGGCGATCACGAGATCGTCGTGGGTCTGGTGAAACACCTCGAGGTCGACCGTGACAGCGAAGGTCCGTTGGTGTTCTTCAAGGGTAAGTACGCGAAGATCGTGCCGCTCGGCTGA
- a CDS encoding MBL fold metallo-hydrolase: protein MTLRITFYGVRGSTPCCCESNQRVGGNTACVVVEGDGFDPLVLDLGTGLRFWGVDVLAAQSAPLRATALVSHLHWDHVQGLPFFPPIHQPGTEMHIIGPPQQGGSLEEVFKAFLCPPVFPVGLDDLVGIITFAEAGSEPIVHGTATITARDVPHVGPTVGYRIDHGGRSIAYISDHQQPGAGSTSVAEDVIALCDGVDVLIHDAQYTPAEFDERSDWGHCTLDYALEVAVQSRVKALALFHHDPGHDDAMIDRLTSELVGRSPEGGPRIFTASEGLVVDV, encoded by the coding sequence GTGACACTGAGGATCACGTTCTACGGGGTCAGGGGTTCGACGCCGTGTTGTTGTGAATCGAATCAGCGGGTCGGGGGCAACACCGCATGTGTCGTGGTCGAAGGCGACGGGTTCGACCCGCTCGTTCTCGACCTCGGAACCGGCCTGCGGTTCTGGGGCGTCGACGTCTTGGCGGCACAAAGCGCGCCGTTACGGGCTACGGCACTGGTGAGTCACCTGCATTGGGACCATGTGCAGGGTCTGCCGTTCTTCCCTCCGATTCATCAGCCGGGCACCGAAATGCACATCATCGGTCCGCCACAACAGGGCGGATCGCTCGAGGAGGTGTTCAAGGCGTTCCTGTGCCCGCCGGTGTTTCCCGTCGGCCTCGACGACCTCGTGGGCATCATCACCTTCGCGGAGGCAGGGAGCGAACCGATCGTTCACGGAACCGCCACGATCACGGCGCGAGACGTGCCACATGTCGGTCCGACCGTCGGATACCGGATCGACCACGGCGGGCGAAGCATCGCGTACATCAGCGATCACCAGCAGCCGGGCGCCGGTTCGACCAGCGTCGCGGAGGACGTGATCGCGCTGTGCGACGGTGTCGACGTGTTGATCCACGATGCCCAATACACCCCGGCCGAATTCGATGAGCGTTCCGACTGGGGACACTGCACCCTCGACTACGCCCTTGAGGTCGCGGTCCAATCGCGGGTGAAGGCGCTCGCGCTCTTCCACCATGACCCGGGCCACGACGACGCCATGATCGATCGCCTCACGTCGGAACTCGTCGGCCGGTCTCCAGAGGGTGGGCCCCGAATCTTCACCGCTTCCGAGGGGCTCGTCGTCGACGTGTAA
- a CDS encoding A/G-specific adenine glycosylase — MSLSQEQRALLRWGEPVRRPLPWRSSRDPWAILVSEVMAQQTQVDRVVERWEQFLQRWPTPDAAASAKLSEILGVWQGLGYPRRAKALWESARVIAEAGRFPSELDDLLALPGVGPYTARAVQAFAFERDVGVVDTNIARVLARRCGRRLSQREAQREADEFVAAGHGWAHNQSLMDLGNRLCRPRPDCEQCPLSSWCVWANDRGSLPDPAIGSAGVSTRQAPFEGSDRQARGRLLSALQGGGVRAVDAHALMGFEGDLERARSIVDSLIRDGLVIVDGELLRLP, encoded by the coding sequence ATGTCGTTGAGCCAGGAGCAGCGGGCGCTGCTGAGATGGGGCGAACCGGTGCGCCGCCCGTTGCCATGGAGGTCATCGCGCGATCCCTGGGCGATCCTGGTGTCCGAGGTCATGGCCCAGCAGACCCAGGTGGATCGGGTCGTTGAACGGTGGGAGCAGTTTCTGCAGCGGTGGCCGACCCCCGACGCGGCCGCCTCGGCCAAGCTGTCCGAGATACTCGGTGTCTGGCAAGGCTTGGGCTACCCGCGACGGGCGAAGGCGCTGTGGGAAAGCGCCCGGGTCATCGCTGAGGCCGGGAGGTTTCCGAGCGAGTTGGACGACCTCCTGGCACTTCCGGGGGTTGGGCCTTACACCGCCCGGGCGGTGCAGGCGTTTGCCTTTGAGCGCGACGTCGGAGTCGTCGACACCAACATCGCACGCGTCCTGGCGCGCCGGTGCGGCCGCAGGTTGTCCCAGCGCGAGGCGCAACGCGAGGCCGATGAGTTCGTCGCGGCCGGGCATGGATGGGCGCACAATCAGTCGCTGATGGATCTCGGCAATCGCCTGTGTCGACCGAGGCCGGACTGCGAGCAGTGCCCGCTGTCGTCGTGGTGTGTGTGGGCGAACGATCGAGGTTCGCTCCCAGACCCCGCCATCGGTTCCGCGGGGGTATCGACCCGCCAAGCGCCATTCGAGGGGTCGGATCGTCAGGCACGAGGACGTTTGCTGAGCGCGCTACAGGGTGGTGGCGTTCGCGCCGTCGACGCCCACGCGCTCATGGGCTTCGAAGGCGATCTCGAACGCGCTCGGAGCATCGTCGATTCGCTGATTCGCGATGGTCTCGTCATCGTGGACGGCGAACTTCTGCGCCTGCCCTGA